The following are from one region of the Actinopolyspora halophila DSM 43834 genome:
- the gap gene encoding type I glyceraldehyde-3-phosphate dehydrogenase: MTVRVGINGFGRIGRNFWRAALASEHDVEVVAANDLGDVATMAHLLKYDSVLGRLSEEVTVVDDGIKVGGRTIKILAEKDPGNLPWSDLGVDVVLESTGLFTKAEDARKHVDQGGAKKVLVSAPAKGEDLTMVLGVNDDSYDGSQTVLSNASCTTNCLAPMAKVLNDNFGIESGQMTTVHAYTADQNLQDGPHKDLRRARAAALNVIPTSTGAAKAIGLVLPELNGKLDGYAMRVPVPTGSVTDLTATLNSSVTEEQVNEAFRAAAAEGSLKGVLRYSEDPIVSSDIEGDPASTIFDAPLTKVVGNQVKIVGWYDNEWGYSNRLVDVVNLVGSKVS; encoded by the coding sequence GTGACCGTTCGCGTAGGTATCAACGGCTTCGGCCGGATCGGACGCAACTTCTGGCGTGCGGCACTTGCAAGCGAGCACGATGTCGAGGTCGTGGCCGCGAACGACCTGGGCGACGTGGCGACCATGGCGCACCTGCTCAAGTACGACAGTGTGCTCGGTCGGCTTTCCGAGGAAGTCACCGTGGTCGACGACGGGATCAAGGTCGGTGGCAGGACCATCAAGATCCTCGCCGAGAAGGACCCGGGCAACCTGCCCTGGTCGGACCTGGGTGTCGACGTCGTCCTCGAGTCCACCGGCCTGTTCACCAAGGCCGAGGACGCCCGTAAGCACGTGGACCAGGGAGGCGCGAAGAAGGTTCTCGTTTCCGCCCCGGCCAAGGGCGAGGACCTGACCATGGTGCTCGGTGTCAACGACGACTCCTACGACGGGTCGCAGACCGTGCTGTCGAACGCCTCCTGCACCACCAACTGCCTGGCGCCGATGGCCAAGGTGCTCAACGACAACTTCGGCATCGAGTCCGGCCAGATGACCACGGTTCACGCCTACACGGCGGACCAGAATCTGCAGGACGGACCGCACAAGGACCTGCGCAGGGCCCGTGCGGCCGCGCTCAACGTGATCCCGACCAGCACCGGTGCGGCGAAGGCGATCGGCCTGGTGCTGCCCGAGCTCAACGGCAAGCTGGACGGCTACGCCATGCGCGTGCCGGTTCCGACCGGCTCCGTCACCGACCTGACCGCCACGCTGAACTCCAGCGTCACCGAGGAGCAGGTCAACGAGGCGTTCCGGGCCGCTGCCGCGGAGGGCTCGCTCAAGGGCGTCCTCCGGTACAGCGAGGACCCGATCGTGTCCAGTGACATCGAGGGGGACCCCGCCTCGACGATCTTCGACGCACCGCTGACCAAGGTGGTCGGGAACCAGGTGAAGATCGTCGGCTGGTACGACAACGAGTGGGGCTACTCCAACCGGCTGGTGGACGTGGTCAACCTCGTGGGATCGAAGGTTTCCTGA
- the whiA gene encoding DNA-binding protein WhiA — translation MAMTAAVKDELSRLPTTKACCRRAEVSSLLRFAGGLHLVGGRIVVEAELDSGSTARRLRRELHELYGYHSDVHVITSGGLRKGTRYVVRVVREGEGLARQTGLLDPRGRPVRGLPSHVVAGGVCDAEAAWRGAFLAHGSLTEPGRSSALEVTCPGPEAALALVGAARRIEVQARSREVRGTDRVVVRDGDAIGALLTRLGAHNSVMTWEERRMRREVRATANRLANFDDANLRRSARAAVASAARVERGLELLGSSIPEHLLVAGRLRLAHRQASLEELGQLADPPMTKDAVAGRIRRLLAMADKRARELNLPDTESAVTAELLESGVDGMLGEEQHS, via the coding sequence GTGGCGATGACCGCGGCGGTCAAGGACGAACTGAGCAGGTTGCCGACGACCAAGGCCTGCTGCCGCAGAGCCGAGGTGTCCTCGTTGTTGCGTTTCGCCGGCGGGCTGCACCTCGTCGGGGGACGGATCGTGGTGGAGGCGGAGCTCGACTCGGGCTCCACCGCGCGCAGGCTGCGTCGCGAACTGCACGAGCTGTACGGATATCACTCCGATGTGCACGTGATCACCTCGGGAGGCCTGCGCAAGGGCACCCGGTACGTGGTGCGCGTGGTCCGCGAGGGTGAGGGACTGGCGCGGCAGACCGGGCTGCTCGATCCGCGGGGCCGTCCGGTGCGCGGACTGCCCTCGCACGTGGTCGCGGGTGGGGTCTGCGATGCCGAGGCGGCCTGGCGGGGAGCGTTCCTCGCGCACGGTTCGCTGACCGAACCCGGTCGATCCTCGGCGCTGGAGGTCACCTGCCCGGGGCCGGAGGCGGCGCTCGCCCTGGTCGGGGCGGCGCGCAGGATCGAGGTGCAGGCCCGCTCCCGCGAGGTGCGCGGTACCGATCGGGTGGTCGTGCGGGACGGTGACGCCATCGGCGCGCTGCTGACCCGGCTCGGAGCGCACAACAGCGTGATGACCTGGGAGGAGCGGCGGATGCGCCGTGAGGTGCGCGCCACGGCCAACAGGCTGGCCAACTTCGACGACGCCAACCTGCGTCGTTCCGCGCGTGCGGCGGTTGCCTCGGCCGCCAGGGTGGAACGTGGCCTGGAACTGCTCGGCAGCTCGATTCCCGAACACCTGCTGGTCGCGGGCAGGCTCCGGCTCGCCCACCGGCAGGCCTCGCTGGAGGAGCTGGGGCAGTTGGCGGACCCGCCCATGACCAAGGACGCCGTCGCGGGGCGGATCCGGCGGCTGCTGGCCATGGCCGACAAGCGCGCACGGGAGTTGAACCTGCCGGACACCGAGTCGGCGGTGACCGCGGAGCTGCTGGAGTCCGGGGTCGACGGGATGCTGGGCGAGGAACAGCACAGTTGA
- a CDS encoding gluconeogenesis factor YvcK family protein: protein MSTPEPGISDERKPRPLRAVALGGGHGLQVSLAALRRITTDITAVVTVADDGGSSGRLRRELGMLPPGDLRKALSALSSEGDSGRTWSRLFEHRFGGNGVLAGHAVGNLVFAGLLEVLGDPIAVLDEACELLGVRGRVLPMSVEPLDMEADVVGLDEDREAVRTIRGQVAIASTPGRVKRVRLDAVNGQAHEPRAAPEAVRAVLDADVVLLGPGSWFTSVLPHLLVPELRDALVSTAAQRIVVLNLVPQPGETADFSPEQHLDVISEHAPKLRVDAVLADEEAVPTPDRLRAAASALGAQTLLDRVAAASASGRHEPDALAASLTAALERRTDRWR from the coding sequence ATGAGTACTCCCGAGCCAGGGATTTCCGACGAGCGGAAACCGCGTCCGCTGCGTGCCGTCGCCCTCGGCGGTGGTCACGGGCTGCAGGTCAGCCTCGCGGCGCTGCGTCGCATAACCACCGACATCACCGCCGTGGTCACCGTGGCCGACGACGGCGGATCCTCCGGGAGGTTGCGTCGTGAGCTCGGGATGCTGCCTCCCGGTGACCTGCGCAAGGCACTTTCCGCGCTGTCCTCCGAGGGGGACTCCGGCCGCACCTGGTCGCGGCTGTTCGAGCACCGCTTCGGCGGTAACGGCGTCCTCGCCGGGCACGCGGTGGGCAATCTGGTCTTCGCCGGCCTGCTGGAGGTGCTCGGCGATCCGATAGCCGTCCTCGACGAGGCCTGCGAGCTGCTCGGCGTGCGAGGGCGGGTGCTGCCCATGTCGGTCGAGCCGCTGGACATGGAGGCCGATGTCGTCGGGCTGGACGAGGACAGGGAGGCCGTGCGCACGATCAGGGGGCAGGTGGCCATCGCCAGCACACCGGGGCGGGTCAAGCGTGTCCGGCTCGACGCGGTGAACGGTCAGGCGCATGAGCCGCGGGCCGCGCCGGAGGCGGTGCGGGCCGTGCTCGACGCGGACGTGGTTTTGCTGGGGCCGGGGTCGTGGTTCACCAGCGTGCTGCCGCACCTGCTGGTCCCCGAGCTCCGGGACGCCTTGGTCAGTACTGCCGCTCAGCGGATCGTGGTACTCAATCTTGTCCCGCAACCGGGTGAAACCGCGGATTTTTCTCCGGAGCAGCATCTCGACGTGATCTCGGAACACGCACCGAAATTGCGGGTGGACGCGGTTCTGGCCGACGAGGAAGCGGTTCCCACCCCCGATCGACTTCGTGCTGCGGCGAGCGCGCTTGGTGCGCAGACTTTGCTTGATCGAGTCGCCGCTGCATCGGCTTCGGGAAGACACGAACCGGATGCTCTCGCGGCGAGTCTGACAGCCGCACTGGAGAGGAGGACGGACCGGTGGCGATGA
- the rapZ gene encoding RNase adapter RapZ yields the protein MTEEKTGMEVAVVSGLSGAGRSTAAKCLEDLGWFVVDNLPPELISTMVELGARSSDAVTRVAVVMDVRSRAFTEDLGSVIKDLDARGYKPRVLFLEATDEVLVRRFEQVRRGHPLQGEGRLADGIAAERSLLSKLRAEADLVLDTTGLSVHQLRTKIEDAFGTEASTRTRVTVLSFGYKYGLPMDADLVMDCRFLPNPFWIPELRDFDGREDQVRNYVLGQEGAEEFLGNYQQLLRLVGTGYQREGKRYLTLAMGCTGGKHRSVVLTEELARRLSEEEGLTVKTVHRDLGRE from the coding sequence GTGACCGAGGAGAAGACGGGCATGGAGGTCGCGGTCGTAAGCGGGCTCTCCGGCGCCGGACGCAGCACCGCAGCCAAGTGTCTGGAGGATCTCGGGTGGTTCGTGGTGGACAACCTGCCTCCGGAGCTGATCTCCACGATGGTGGAACTCGGTGCCCGTTCGAGTGATGCGGTCACCAGGGTCGCCGTGGTGATGGACGTGCGCAGCCGTGCTTTCACCGAGGACCTCGGTTCGGTGATCAAGGATCTGGACGCCCGTGGCTACAAGCCGCGGGTGCTGTTCCTCGAGGCCACCGACGAGGTGCTGGTGCGTCGCTTCGAGCAGGTGCGCCGCGGCCACCCCCTGCAGGGCGAGGGCAGGCTCGCCGACGGGATCGCGGCCGAGCGCTCCCTGCTTTCCAAACTGCGTGCGGAGGCGGATCTGGTGCTGGACACCACCGGGCTGTCGGTGCACCAGCTGCGCACGAAGATCGAGGACGCGTTCGGCACCGAGGCGAGTACCAGGACCAGGGTGACCGTGCTCTCCTTCGGCTACAAGTACGGGCTCCCGATGGACGCGGACCTGGTGATGGACTGTCGGTTCCTGCCGAACCCGTTCTGGATCCCCGAGTTGCGCGACTTCGACGGCAGGGAGGACCAGGTGCGCAACTACGTCCTCGGTCAGGAGGGCGCCGAGGAGTTCCTCGGGAACTACCAGCAGCTGCTGCGGCTGGTCGGGACCGGGTACCAGCGTGAGGGCAAGCGCTATCTGACGCTTGCCATGGGCTGCACGGGCGGCAAGCATCGCAGCGTGGTGCTCACCGAGGAACTCGCGAGAAGACTTTCCGAGGAGGAAGGGTTGACGGTCAAGACGGTCCACCGCGATCTGGGGCGCGAATGA
- the uvrC gene encoding excinuclease ABC subunit UvrC, whose amino-acid sequence MADPSTYRPAPGTIPSSPGVYRFHDGDGRVIYVGKAKNLRSRLAAYFADLSALHPRTRRMVTTATGVQWTVVNTEVEALQLEYSWIKEFDPKFNVRYRDDKSYPVLAVTLHEEFPRLHVYRGPRKKGVRYFGPYAHAWAIRETLDMLLRVFPARTCSNNVFKRHAQMGRPCLLGYIDKCSAPCVGRVDAAEHRRVVDEFCDFLSGRSDAMMRRLQRRMEDASAELEFERAARLRDDLEALRHAMEKQAVVLGDGTDADVAAFAEDELAAAVQVFHVRGGRVRGQRGWVIDKVEQTGTPELVEQFLTQFYGEQAALADQADAGGGSPVPREVLVPELPEDAQAVGQWLGGLRGSKVDLRVPQRGDKRTLLDTVRRNAEEAFTQYKLRRAGDISARSAALQELQEALGLDSAPLRIECVDVSHVQGSDVVASLVVFEDGVARKSEYRRFSVRGGSEGGDTAAIAEVVRRRFERYLREAGDGEPTVSLTPEGVQPDATTRAEETAGGADGPEAESDSEAGETVSAGIDPETGKPRKFAYPPNLLVVDGGAPQANAAADELAELGITDVAVVGLAKRLEEVWPPAEPDPVILPRTSEALYLLQRVRDEAHRFAVSYHRKKRSARMSGSQLDGVPGLGETRKKALLKHFGSVRKIRRATIEEITAVPGFGNRLAEAVHHALADDRDTAGTTDEGASEGETSEGGDHARNEGTTVSEPVEDGATAESGSSDRTSREKARDTTGEDGTQGVEQ is encoded by the coding sequence GTGGCCGATCCGTCCACCTACCGACCAGCTCCGGGAACCATCCCGTCCTCGCCCGGCGTGTACCGCTTCCACGACGGCGACGGACGGGTCATCTACGTCGGCAAGGCGAAGAACCTGCGCAGCAGGCTCGCCGCGTACTTCGCCGATCTGTCCGCCCTGCACCCGCGCACGCGGCGGATGGTGACCACGGCGACCGGTGTCCAGTGGACCGTGGTCAACACCGAGGTGGAGGCGCTGCAACTGGAGTACTCCTGGATCAAGGAGTTCGACCCCAAGTTCAACGTCCGCTACCGCGACGACAAGTCCTACCCGGTGCTGGCCGTGACGCTGCACGAGGAGTTCCCGAGGCTGCACGTCTACCGCGGTCCGCGCAAGAAGGGGGTGCGCTACTTCGGTCCCTACGCGCACGCCTGGGCCATCAGGGAGACCCTGGACATGCTGCTGCGGGTCTTTCCGGCGCGCACCTGTTCCAACAACGTGTTCAAACGGCACGCCCAGATGGGGCGGCCCTGCCTGCTCGGCTACATCGACAAGTGCTCGGCCCCCTGCGTGGGGCGGGTCGACGCCGCGGAGCACCGCCGCGTGGTCGACGAGTTCTGCGATTTCCTGTCCGGGCGCTCCGACGCGATGATGCGCAGGTTGCAGCGCCGGATGGAGGACGCCTCCGCCGAACTCGAGTTCGAGCGCGCGGCCCGGCTGCGGGACGACCTCGAGGCCCTCCGGCACGCGATGGAGAAGCAGGCCGTGGTGCTCGGGGACGGCACCGACGCAGATGTGGCAGCCTTCGCCGAGGACGAGCTCGCCGCCGCCGTTCAGGTTTTCCACGTGCGCGGCGGCAGGGTCCGTGGCCAGCGCGGGTGGGTCATCGACAAGGTCGAGCAGACCGGTACGCCCGAGCTGGTGGAGCAGTTCCTCACCCAGTTCTACGGCGAGCAGGCCGCGTTGGCGGACCAGGCCGACGCGGGCGGGGGGAGTCCGGTCCCCCGCGAGGTGCTGGTGCCGGAGCTGCCGGAGGACGCGCAGGCCGTCGGCCAGTGGCTCGGGGGGCTGCGGGGGAGCAAGGTGGATCTGCGGGTCCCGCAGCGGGGGGACAAGCGGACCCTGCTGGACACGGTGCGGCGCAATGCGGAGGAGGCGTTCACCCAGTACAAGCTGCGCAGGGCGGGCGACATCAGCGCGCGTTCCGCCGCGTTGCAGGAGCTGCAGGAGGCGCTCGGGCTGGACAGCGCACCGTTGCGGATCGAGTGCGTGGACGTGAGTCACGTGCAGGGCAGCGATGTGGTGGCCTCGCTCGTCGTGTTCGAGGACGGGGTGGCGCGCAAGTCCGAGTACCGGCGCTTCTCGGTCCGCGGGGGATCGGAGGGCGGCGACACCGCCGCGATCGCCGAGGTGGTGCGGCGCAGGTTCGAGCGTTATCTCCGGGAGGCCGGTGACGGGGAGCCGACGGTTTCGCTGACGCCCGAGGGGGTTCAGCCGGATGCGACCACCAGGGCCGAGGAGACCGCAGGAGGGGCTGACGGGCCCGAGGCGGAGTCCGACTCCGAGGCGGGGGAGACCGTTTCCGCGGGGATCGACCCGGAGACCGGCAAGCCGCGCAAGTTCGCCTATCCTCCGAACCTGCTCGTGGTGGACGGCGGGGCTCCGCAGGCCAACGCGGCCGCGGACGAACTCGCCGAGCTGGGCATCACCGATGTCGCCGTCGTCGGTCTGGCCAAGCGGTTGGAGGAGGTGTGGCCTCCGGCAGAGCCGGATCCGGTGATCCTGCCCCGCACCAGCGAGGCGCTGTACCTGTTGCAGCGGGTGCGGGACGAGGCGCACCGCTTCGCCGTCAGTTACCACCGCAAGAAGCGTTCCGCGCGGATGAGCGGTTCTCAGCTCGACGGTGTTCCGGGGTTGGGGGAGACGCGGAAGAAGGCGTTGCTCAAGCATTTCGGCTCGGTGCGCAAGATTCGTCGTGCCACGATCGAGGAGATAACCGCGGTTCCCGGGTTCGGCAACCGCTTGGCCGAAGCGGTGCACCACGCCCTGGCGGACGATCGGGACACGGCGGGGACCACGGACGAAGGGGCATCGGAGGGCGAGACCTCGGAAGGTGGGGACCACGCGCGGAACGAGGGGACGACGGTGTCCGAACCGGTCGAGGACGGCGCCACCGCGGAGTCGGGCTCGTCAGACCGGACGTCCCGGGAAAAGGCCCGGGACACGACGGGGGAAGACGGTACTCAGGGGGTTGAGCAGTGA